A window of the Agrococcus jejuensis genome harbors these coding sequences:
- a CDS encoding PH domain-containing protein, which produces MSDPERVVVRLRSHGRALVLPALLLCGIAFGTTFALGRVAWPLWDLVVWTLALVLVVVLCLVPTLAWLSRRVVVTSRRVIVRSAFGGSKRDVPLSRIHDVTLRRQGLQAVLGSGDVLLSTGGEQPVTLADVPSASLVQRTLTDLVATTPGMPRTEDAFRVDSAPRLEDLA; this is translated from the coding sequence ATGAGCGATCCGGAGCGCGTCGTCGTGCGCCTGCGGTCGCACGGCAGGGCCCTCGTGCTGCCCGCGCTGCTGCTGTGCGGCATCGCCTTCGGCACGACGTTCGCGCTCGGTCGCGTCGCGTGGCCGCTGTGGGATCTCGTCGTGTGGACGCTCGCGCTCGTGCTCGTCGTCGTGCTGTGCCTCGTGCCGACGCTCGCGTGGCTCTCGAGACGTGTCGTCGTGACGTCGCGCCGCGTCATCGTGCGCAGCGCGTTCGGCGGCTCGAAGCGCGACGTGCCGCTGTCGCGCATCCACGACGTCACGCTGCGCCGGCAGGGCCTGCAGGCGGTGCTCGGCTCGGGCGACGTGCTGCTGTCGACGGGCGGCGAGCAGCCCGTCACGCTCGCCGACGTGCCGAGCGCGTCGCTCGTGCAGCGCACCCTCACCGATCTCGTGGCGACGACGCCCGGCATGCCCAGGACGGAGGACGCGTTCCGCGTCGACTCCGCACCACGACTGGAGGACCTCGCATGA
- a CDS encoding biotin--[acetyl-CoA-carboxylase] ligase: protein MPFESARAIAPVTALSSVGSTFDVVDAAAPPLSTWATLDQRAGRGRLGREWVAPAGRCLAASIVVRPSASADAWGWLPLAVGLALAEAIDPLVPAATVGVKWPNDVLVDGRKVAGILCERRGDAVIVGVGVNLVLEPHELPTDRATSLRIAGAEGDADALADAVLAGVLRGIQGAADLDDADLHARIAARCATIGEHVRVLLPGDRTLVGTVTGLGPAGELDVDVDGRVERVSAGDVTHVR, encoded by the coding sequence GTGCCCTTCGAGTCCGCGCGCGCCATCGCCCCCGTGACGGCCCTGTCGTCGGTGGGCAGCACCTTCGACGTCGTCGACGCCGCGGCCCCGCCGCTCAGCACGTGGGCGACGCTCGACCAGCGCGCCGGCCGCGGCCGTCTGGGCCGCGAGTGGGTCGCGCCCGCGGGCCGCTGCCTCGCGGCGAGCATCGTCGTGCGCCCGTCGGCGTCGGCGGATGCGTGGGGCTGGCTGCCGCTCGCCGTGGGCCTCGCGCTCGCCGAGGCGATCGACCCGCTCGTGCCGGCCGCGACCGTGGGCGTGAAGTGGCCGAACGACGTGCTCGTCGACGGCAGGAAGGTCGCGGGCATCCTCTGCGAGCGCCGCGGCGACGCCGTGATCGTCGGCGTGGGCGTGAACCTCGTGCTCGAGCCGCACGAGCTGCCGACCGATCGCGCGACGTCGCTGCGCATCGCGGGCGCCGAGGGCGACGCGGATGCGCTGGCGGACGCCGTGCTCGCGGGCGTGCTGCGCGGCATCCAGGGCGCCGCCGACCTCGACGACGCCGACCTGCACGCGCGCATCGCGGCGCGCTGCGCGACGATCGGCGAGCACGTGCGCGTGCTGCTGCCCGGCGACCGCACGCTCGTCGGCACCGTCACGGGCCTCGGGCCGGCCGGCGAGCTCGACGTCGACGTCGACGGCCGCGTCGAGCGGGTGTCGGCGGGTGACGTCACGCACGTGCGCTGA
- a CDS encoding UDP-glucose dehydrogenase family protein yields MTAPRIAVVGCGYLGAVHAAGMASLGFDTVGIDVDAAKVEALAAGSAPFFEPGLDAMLRGALDAGTLRFQTDAAGVDADVWFVCVGTPQQPGSNAADLTYVDAAVAALVPHLREGMLVVGKSTVPVGTAERLAAIVEPTGARLAWNPEFLREGLAVTDTLAPDRLVYGVRDGDDASVAALDAVYASILERDTPRIVTDYATAELVKVSANAFLATKISFINAIAEVAEASGADVVQLADAIGIDARIGRRFLNSGIGFGGGCLPKDIRAFRARSIELGADEALGFLDEVDRVNQRRRDRMVALVERELVAAGGGSVAMLGLAFKPDSDDVRDSAALEVAMRLAATHDVVAYDPEASAPAARRAPELRIADSLDAALADASVVALGTEWREFRDLDPADVATRTAARVVVDGRNVLDRDAWSAAGFRVVAIGRPDRDPVTTASHQEATA; encoded by the coding sequence ATGACCGCTCCCCGCATCGCCGTCGTCGGCTGCGGCTACCTCGGCGCCGTGCACGCCGCAGGCATGGCCTCCCTCGGCTTCGACACCGTCGGGATCGACGTCGACGCCGCGAAGGTCGAGGCGCTCGCCGCGGGCTCGGCGCCGTTCTTCGAGCCGGGCCTCGACGCCATGCTGCGCGGCGCGCTCGACGCGGGCACGCTGCGCTTCCAGACCGACGCGGCAGGCGTGGACGCCGACGTGTGGTTCGTGTGCGTCGGCACGCCGCAGCAGCCGGGCTCGAACGCCGCCGACCTCACGTACGTCGACGCGGCCGTCGCGGCGCTCGTGCCGCACCTGCGCGAGGGCATGCTCGTCGTCGGCAAGTCGACGGTGCCGGTCGGCACGGCCGAGCGGCTCGCCGCGATCGTCGAGCCGACGGGCGCACGCCTCGCGTGGAACCCCGAGTTCCTGCGCGAGGGCCTCGCCGTCACCGACACCCTCGCGCCCGACCGGCTCGTCTACGGCGTGCGCGACGGCGACGATGCGTCCGTCGCCGCCCTCGACGCCGTGTACGCGTCGATCCTCGAGCGCGACACCCCGCGCATCGTCACCGACTACGCGACCGCCGAGCTCGTGAAGGTGAGCGCGAACGCGTTCCTCGCGACGAAGATCTCGTTCATCAACGCCATCGCCGAGGTGGCGGAGGCATCGGGCGCCGACGTCGTGCAGCTCGCGGATGCGATCGGCATCGACGCGCGCATCGGACGCCGCTTCCTCAACTCGGGCATCGGGTTCGGCGGCGGCTGCCTGCCGAAGGACATCCGCGCGTTCCGCGCCCGCTCGATCGAGCTCGGCGCCGACGAGGCGCTCGGCTTCCTCGACGAGGTCGACCGCGTGAACCAGCGCCGCCGCGACCGCATGGTCGCGCTCGTCGAGCGCGAGCTCGTCGCCGCGGGTGGGGGATCGGTCGCGATGCTGGGCCTCGCGTTCAAGCCCGACAGCGACGACGTGCGCGACTCCGCGGCGCTCGAGGTCGCGATGCGCCTCGCCGCGACGCACGACGTCGTCGCCTACGACCCCGAGGCGTCCGCGCCCGCCGCCCGTCGCGCGCCCGAGCTGCGCATCGCCGACTCGCTCGACGCCGCCCTCGCCGACGCATCCGTCGTCGCGCTCGGCACCGAGTGGCGCGAGTTCCGCGACCTCGACCCCGCCGACGTCGCGACCCGCACGGCCGCGCGGGTCGTCGTCGACGGTCGCAACGTGCTCGACCGCGACGCGTGGAGCGCCGCAGGATTCCGGGTCGTCGCG
- a CDS encoding acyl-CoA carboxylase subunit beta, translated as MTNAESTTAGRIEQLRQRNEETIVAKERAARERQHSKGKQSARERIETFVDPGTFVEFDAYVRHRTTAFGMDEKRPYGDAVVTGIATVHGRRIAVYSQDFTTFGGSLGEVAGEKIVKIMDYATRVGVPIVGMLDSGGARIQEGVVALGKYGEIFKRTTAASGVIPQISIVMGPAAGGAVYGPALTDFVVMVDKTSHMFVTGPDVIKTVTGEEVGFEELGGGLTHNSISGVSHYLAADEADALDYVRALLAFLPDNNQSEVPAYDHQAHRVVNDLDQTLNRVIPDSPNQPYDVLDIIEVLVDDREFLEVQPLYAPNIVIGFGRLEGRTIGIIANQPKQMAGTLNIEAGEKAARFVRFCDSFSIPILTLVDVPGYLPGTDQEWTGVIRRGAKLIYAYAEATVPMVTVITRKAYGGAYIVMGSKQLGADINIAWPTAEIAVMGGQGAVNILYRSEIKQAEEEGRDVAAVRQQLANDYTYNVTSPFLAAERGEIDGIIEPAETRVAITKAFRALRTKKVARPERKHGNIPL; from the coding sequence GTGACCAACGCCGAATCGACGACCGCAGGCCGCATCGAGCAGCTCCGACAGCGCAACGAGGAGACGATCGTCGCCAAGGAGCGCGCCGCCCGCGAGCGCCAGCACTCCAAGGGCAAGCAGTCCGCTCGCGAGCGCATCGAGACGTTCGTCGACCCGGGCACGTTCGTCGAGTTCGACGCCTACGTGCGCCACCGCACGACCGCGTTCGGCATGGACGAGAAGCGCCCGTACGGCGACGCCGTCGTGACGGGCATCGCGACGGTGCACGGCCGCCGCATCGCCGTGTACTCGCAGGACTTCACGACGTTCGGCGGCTCGCTCGGCGAGGTCGCCGGCGAGAAGATCGTGAAGATCATGGACTACGCGACCCGCGTGGGCGTGCCCATCGTCGGCATGCTCGACTCGGGCGGCGCGCGCATCCAGGAGGGCGTCGTCGCCCTGGGCAAGTACGGCGAGATCTTCAAGCGCACGACCGCCGCGTCCGGCGTCATCCCGCAGATCTCCATCGTCATGGGCCCCGCGGCCGGTGGCGCCGTCTACGGCCCCGCGCTCACCGACTTCGTCGTCATGGTCGACAAGACGAGCCACATGTTCGTCACGGGCCCCGACGTCATCAAGACCGTCACGGGCGAGGAGGTCGGCTTCGAGGAGCTCGGCGGCGGCCTCACCCACAACTCCATCTCGGGCGTCAGCCACTACCTCGCAGCAGACGAGGCGGATGCGCTCGACTACGTGCGCGCGCTGCTCGCGTTCCTGCCCGACAACAACCAGTCGGAGGTGCCCGCGTACGACCACCAGGCGCACCGCGTGGTCAACGACCTCGACCAGACGCTCAACCGCGTCATCCCCGACTCGCCCAACCAGCCGTACGACGTGCTCGACATCATCGAGGTGCTCGTCGACGACCGCGAGTTCCTCGAGGTGCAGCCGCTCTACGCGCCGAACATCGTCATCGGCTTCGGTCGCCTCGAGGGCCGCACGATCGGCATCATCGCCAACCAGCCGAAGCAGATGGCCGGCACGCTCAACATCGAGGCCGGCGAGAAGGCCGCACGCTTCGTGCGCTTCTGCGACTCGTTCTCGATCCCGATCCTCACGCTCGTCGACGTGCCCGGCTACCTGCCCGGCACCGACCAGGAGTGGACGGGCGTCATCCGCCGCGGCGCGAAGCTTATCTACGCGTACGCGGAGGCGACGGTGCCGATGGTGACGGTCATCACGCGCAAGGCCTACGGCGGCGCGTACATCGTCATGGGCTCGAAGCAGCTCGGCGCCGACATCAACATCGCGTGGCCGACCGCCGAGATCGCCGTCATGGGCGGCCAGGGCGCCGTGAACATCCTCTACCGCTCGGAGATCAAGCAGGCCGAGGAGGAGGGCCGCGACGTCGCCGCCGTGCGCCAGCAGCTCGCGAACGACTACACGTACAACGTGACGAGCCCGTTCCTCGCGGCCGAGCGCGGCGAGATCGACGGCATCATCGAGCCGGCCGAGACCCGCGTGGCCATCACGAAGGCCTTCCGCGCGCTGCGCACGAAGAAGGTCGCGCGCCCCGAGCGCAAGCACGGCAACATCCCCCTGTGA